A genomic region of Trifolium pratense cultivar HEN17-A07 linkage group LG3, ARS_RC_1.1, whole genome shotgun sequence contains the following coding sequences:
- the LOC123918023 gene encoding protein NUCLEAR FUSION DEFECTIVE 4-like, with amino-acid sequence MVSIKEKLKKFVGHRWVVFVCSMWDMSFAGTAYMFGSISPVIKSSMGYNQKQVAFLSVAKDLGDNVGLLAGFISKVWPVWGVILVGVVQNVVGYGLVWLVVTHRIPSLPLWMLCFFILVGQNGSTYYNTAALVSSVQSFPENRGPVVGILKGFVGLSGAIWTQILAMINLPDQASLIFIIAVGPAMVSLTFMFIIRPVHSLNKSKPSDESGFMFIYSICLLLAAYLMGVLLLENMFDLDQNVITLFAVILIVFILLPIIVPILLVFFSDPKSIDEEQLLQPSMVMQNETDNAISRHVFEDESKSSNLEVPPKDMVQFHARVFQAITSAVKKIKQKNGPHRGEDFTLTQALVKADFCLMFLSIILGCGSGLTMINNMGQICQSLGDNNVNVYVSVISISNFLGRVGGGYFSEVIVRNFGYPRLVALAIIQAGMSLGLSYYTIGLVGQVYVIAITMGFGYGAHWSIALAATSEVFGLKNFGTLYNFLTIASPVGSLLVSGLASTIYDYYAEQQAKHRNDNDLLLCEGNICYSLTCGILAVVCLLAAGLSLVVVQRTKRFYSQLYGKSLA; translated from the exons atggtttcaataaaagagaaattgaagaaatttgTGGGACACAGATGGGTGGTGTTTGTGTGTTCAATGTGGGATATGTCATTTGCAGGTACAGCATACATGTTTGGAAGCATATCACCTGTCATAAAAAGCAGCATGGGTTACAATCAGAAACAAGTTGCTTTCTTAAGTGTGGCTAAGGATTTAGGTGACAACGTTGGACTTCTTGCTGGTTTTATCAGCAAGGTTTGGCCTGTTTGGGGAGTTATACTTGTTGGTGTTGTTCAGAATGTTGTTGGTTATGGTCTTGTTTGGCTTGTTGTTACTCACAGGATTCCTTCTTTGCCTTTATGGATG CTATGTTTTTTCATCCTTGTGGGACAAAATGGATCAACATACTACAACACAGCAGCATTGGTTTCAAGTGTGCAAAGTTTCCCAGAAAACCGAGGCCCAGTGGTAGGAATATTGAAGGGATTTGTTGGCTTAAGCGGCGCAATATGGACTCAAATTCTAGCCATGATCAATCTCCCCGATCAAGCTTCTTTGATTTTCATCATAGCCGTTGGACCCGCAATGGTTTCTTTAACCTTCATGTTCATCATAAGACCAGTTCATAGTTTGAATAAGTCTAAACCCTCTGATGAATCTGGATTCATGTTTATCTATAGCATTTGTCTTCTCTTAGCTGCTTATCTTATGGGAGTTTTGTTGCTAGAGAACATGTTTGATTTGGATCAAAATGTTATCACTTTATTTGCTGTCATTTTGATTGTTTTTATATTGCTTCCAATTATAGTTCCTATTCTACTGGTTTTCTTTTCTGACCCGAAAAGTATCGATGAGGAACAACTTCTTCAACCTTCAATGGTTATGCAGAATGAAACTGATAATGCCATTTCTAGACATGTTTTTGAAGACGAGAGCAAGTCTTCAAATCTAGAAGTTCCTCCAAAGGATATGGTTCAGTTTCATGCTAGAGTTTTCCAAGCAATAACTTCAGCTGTGAAGAAAATCAAGCAAAAAAATGGGCCTCATAGAGGAGAGGATTTCACCTTAACACAAGCACTTGTAAAGGCTGATTTTTGTCTCATGTTCTTGTCTATCATCTTGGGCTGTGGATCAGGTTTGACAATGATAAACAACATGGGTCAGATTTGTCAATCTTTGGGAGACAACAATGTTAATGTTTATGTTTCGGTTATCAGCATATCCAATTTCCTCGGTCGTGTTGGTGGCGGCTACTTCTCCGAGGTTATAGTAAG AAATTTTGGATACCCTCGACTTGTGGCATTGGCGATTATTCAGGCAGGGATGTCTTTGGGACTTTCCTACTATACCATAGGCTTGGTTGGACAAGTTTATGTGATAGCAATAACTATGGGTTTTGGATATGGTGCTCATTGGTCAATTGCATTAGCAGCAACTTCAGAAGTATTTGGGTTAAAGAACTTTGGTACACTCTACAATTTTCTTACAATTGCTAGCCCAGTTGGATCTCTGCTGGTATCTGGATTAGCGAGCACGATATACGATTATTACGCAGAGCAGCAAGCAAAGCATAGAAATGATAATGATTTGCTTCTTTGTGAGGGAAACATTTGCTATTCCTTAACATGTGGAATTTTAGCAGTAGTTTGCTTGCTAGCAGCTGGTTTGAGCTTGGTCGTTGTTCAAAGGACTAAGAGGTTTTATTCCCAACTTTATGGAAAGTCTCTAGCTTGA
- the LOC123918025 gene encoding protein NUCLEAR FUSION DEFECTIVE 4-like has product MVSIKEKLKKFVEHRWVVFVCSMWDLSFTGTSYMFGSISPVIKSNMGYNQKQIAFLSVAKDLGSNVGLVAGFISKVWPVWGVMLVGVVQNVVGYGFIWLVVTHRIPSLPLWMLCFFILMGANGTTYFNTAALVSSLRSFPENRGPVVGILKGFVGLSAAIWTQIIAMINLPDQASLIFIIAIGPAMVSLTFMFIIRPVHTLNKSRPSDESGFIFIYSICLLLAAYLIGVLLLENVFDLDQNVINLFAIILIVLILLPIIVPILLVFFSEPKSIDEEQLLQPSMVMQNETSSDKSISKHVFEDEDKSSNLEVPPRDMIQFQARVLQTVTSVVKKIKQKNGPHRGEDFTLTQALVKADFLLMLLSIILGCGSGLTMINNMGQICQSLGDNNVNVYVSVISISNFLGRVGGGYFSEVIVRNFGYPRLVALAIIQAVMALGLSYYTIGLVGQIYVIAITMGFGYGAHWSIVLAATSEIFGLKNFGTMYNFLTTASPIGSLLVSGLASTLYDYYAEQQAKHRNDNELLLCEGNICYSITCGILAVVCLFEAGLSLIIVQRTKRFYSQLYGKSLASS; this is encoded by the exons ATGGTTTCAATAaaagagaaattgaagaaatttgTGGAACATAGATGGGTGGTGTTTGTGTGTTCAATGTGGGATCTGTCATTTACAGGTACATCATACATGTTTGGAAGTATATCACCAGTCATAAAGAGCAACATGGGTTATAATCAGAAACAAATTGCTTTCTTAAGTGTTGCTAAGGATTTGGGTAGTAACGTTGGACTTGTAGCTGGTTTTATCAGCAAAGTTTGGCCTGTTTGGGGAGTTATGCTTGTTGGTGTTGTTCAGAATGTTGTTGGTTATGGTTTTATTTGGCTTGTTGTTACTCATAGGATTCCTTCTTTGCCTTTATGGATG CTATGTTTTTTCATCCTTATGGGAGCAAATGGAACAACATACTTCAACACAGCAGCATTGGTTTCAAGCTTGCGAAGTTTCCCAGAAAACCGAGGCCCTGTGGTAGGAATATTGAAGGGATTCGTTGGCTTAAGCGCCGCAATATGGACTCAAATTATTGCCATGATCAATCTCCCTGATCAAGCTTCTTTGATTTTCATCATAGCCATTGGACCCGCAATGGTTTCCTTAACCTTCATGTTCATCATAAGACCAGTTCATACTTTGAATAAATCTAGACCCTCTGATGAATCAGGATTCATATTTATCTATAGCATTTGTCTTCTCTTAGCCGCTTACCTTATAGGAGTTTTGTTGCTAGAGAACGTGTTTGATTTGGATCAAAACGTTATCAATTTATTTGCTATCATTTTGATTGTTCTTATATTGCTTCCAATTATAGTTCCTATTCTATTGGTTTTCTTTTCTGAACCGAAAAGTATCGATGAGGAACAACTTCTTCAACCTTCAATGGTTATGCAGAATGAAACTAGTAGTGATAAATCCATTTCTAAACATGTTTTTGAAGATGAGGACAAGTCTTCCAATCTAGAGGTGCCTCCAAGGGATATGATTCAGTTCCAAGCTAGAGTTCTCCAAACAGTAACTTCAGTTGTGAAGAAAATCAAGCAAAAAAATGGGCCTCATAGAGGAGAGGATTTCACCTTAACACAAGCACTTGTAAAGGCTGATTTTCTTCTCATGCTCTTGTCTATCATCTTGGGCTGTGGATCGGGGTTGACAATGATAAACAACATGGGTCAAATTTGTCAATCTTTAGGAGACAACAATGTTAATGTTTACGTATCAGTTATCAGCATATCCAATTTCCTCGGTCGTGTTGGTGGCGGCTACTTCTCTGAGGTTATAGTAAG AAATTTTGGATACCCTCGACTTGTGGCATTGGCAATTATTCAGGCAGTGATGGCTTTGGGACTTTCCTACTATACCATAGGCTTGGTTGGACAAATTTATGTGATAGCAATAACAATGGGTTTTGGGTATGGTGCACATTGGTCAATTGTATTAGCAGCAACTTCAGAAATATTTGGCTTAAAGAATTTTGGGACTATGTACAATTTTCTTACAACTGCTAGCCCAATTGGATCTCTGCTTGTATCTGGTTTAGCGAGCACGTTATACGACTATTACGCAGAGCAGCAAGCAAAGCATAGAAATGATAATGAATTGCTTCTTTGTGAAGGAAACATTTGCTATTCCATAACATGTGGAATTTTAGCAGTAGTTTGCTTGTTTGAAGCTGGTTTGAGCTTGATTATAGTTCAAAGGACTAAGAGGTTTTATTCCCAACTTTATGGAAAGTCTCTAGCTTCATCATAA
- the LOC123918026 gene encoding uncharacterized protein LOC123918026, giving the protein MRNTIKTSQTFWQKHAPHRVSLRLSLIGAQPLSDSPEFTPFHKTKISQSSSFISDSWCEYLLSNTHSLLTSLWCYAYKEGPEKTKQLVMECNKDAALRAKEIAEKKILEKKFVAASKLAEKAQTLYPNIDGLPQLIATIKVYVASLTTVGEELDWYAILGAQRVDDDEKIRKCYKNMALTLHPDKNKSVGAEGAFNLVSQAWTILSDKAKRATFDKKYRLWDLFNDIPGGVPPILASRYGLSNAANPARRPPVPASQNGFSNNANPAGIPPIPANQNGLSNAANPAGRPPVPANQNGLSNTTNPAGRPPVPASQNGFFNAANQKDRDHMSAAHTNPTSRPPLKTPTFWTLCSLCRTHYEYPAVYKDCNLSCTTCKKPFLASEVPPPSVYTNASSASRPSQMMQHNFNSTGVDRNCHVSSMTQMSAVNSLVGSMPGGISGGALGSFTRPSVNLKRKYEDSAPVMREEVHFGKTHAVERTAAGSDFQSCQKKRCTGEHKVDSDRRDMETEMTSKKGINSTNGFGSLKNSFDAGKVSAAGNFRRNGIRDISQQQMKNILAGKARNVILKKLDELKESRRKLDEWKAIRKKVDERHPSSILKNTDSEVRVKDTVKAINGVKPGPKAIVDSETNNNSISADSEVLGVSMDVPDPDFHDFDGDRVEDTFGENQVWAAYDDEDGMPRYYAFIHSVVSKKPFQMKISWLSSKTNDELAPIRWIAAGFPKTTGDLRLGKRAISSTLNSFSHKVEWTKGSRGLIHIYPKKGEVWALYRNWSLDWDELTKDQIIHQYDMVEVLGDYNEEHGVNVAPLFKVAGFRTVFRKNADPRKIRNIPRAEMFRFSHKVPSYLLTGQEGDNVPKGCLELDPASTPMELLQLITDDAPKQEDSAEDVPRQEVAEAQEGKVWPENLHVYKRMRFGGKSK; this is encoded by the exons ATGAGAAACACTATAAAAACCTCTCAAACATTTTGGCAAAAACATGCACCGCACAGAGTAAGCTTGAGACTCTCTCTGATCGGAGCACAACCACTTTCCGACTCACCGGAATTCACACCATTTCATAAAACCAAAATTTCTCAATCCTCTTCATTCATCTCTG ATTCTTGGTGTGAGTATTTATTGTCAAATACTCACTCCTTGTTGACATCGCTCTGGTGTTATGCGTATAAGGAAGGACCGGAGAAAACAAAGCAGCTAGTCATGGAATGCAACAAAGATGCTGCCTTAAGGGCTAAAGAGATCGCAGAGAAGAAGATTTTAGAAAAGAAGTTTGTTGCTGCAAGTAAACTTGCAGAGAAGGCTCAAACCTTGTATCCCAACATTGATGGCCTCCCTCAATTGATAGCAACCATTAAGGTGTATGTCGCTTCTCTAACAACAGTAGGCGAAGAATTAGATTGGTATGCGATCCTCGGTGCACAACGCGTGGATGATGATGAAAAGATTCGGAAATGTTATAAGAACATGGCTCTTACTCTGCACCCTGATAAAAACAAGTCAGTAGGTGCGGAGGGCGCATTTAATCTTGTCTCACAGGCTTGGACTATATTATCTGATAAAGCTAAGAGAGCCACCTTTGATAAAAAGTATCGGTTGTGGGATTTGTTTAACGATATCCCTGGTGGGGTACCTCCTATACTTGCTAGTCGATACGGTTTGTCGAATGCCGCTAACCCTGCTAGGAGACCTCCTGTACCTGCTAGTCAGAACGGTTTTTCTAATAACGCTAACCCTGCTGGGATACCTCCTATACCCGCTAATCAGAACGGTTTGTCTAATGCAGCTAACCCTGCTGGGAGACCTCCTGTACCCGCTAATCAGAACGGTTTGTCTAATACCACTAACCCTGCTGGGAGACCTCCTGTACCTGCTAGTCAGAATGGTTTCTTTAATGCTGCAAACCAGAAGGACAGAGATCATATGAGTGCTGCTCATACCAATCCTACTTCAAGACCCCCCTTAAAAACACCGACATTTTGGACCTTGTGCAGTTTATGCAGGACACATTACGAGTACCCTGCTGTCTATAAAGACTGCAATCTTTCCTGCACCACCTGCAAAAAGCCATTTTTAGCTTCTGAGGTACCACCCCCATCTGTATACACAAATGCTTCATCCGCTTCAAGACCTTCTCAGATGATGCAACACAATTTCAACTCAACTGGAGTGGATAGAAACTGTCATGTTTCAAGTATGACACAGATGTCTGCTGTCAACTCATTGGTTGGTTCAATGCCTGGTGGCATTTCTGGTGGAGCTCTTGGTTCTTTTACGAGGCCATCTGTGAATTTGAAGAGAAAGTATGAAGATTCGGCACCTGTCATGAGGGAGGAGGTGCATTTTGGGAAAACTCATGCTGTTGAGAGAACTGCTGCTGGTTCAGATTTTCAGTCTTGTCAGAAAAAAAGGTGCACAGGTGAACATAAAGTTGATAGTGATAGAAGAGACATGGAAACTGAGATGACATCAAAAAAAGGAATAAATTCGACCAATGGGTTTGGGTCTCTGAAGAATAGTTTTGATGCTGGAAAGGTTAGTGCTGCCGGAAATTTCAGACGAAATGGTATTAGGGACATATCTCAGCAGCAAATGAAGAACATCTTGGCGGGAAAGGCCCGAAATGTGATTCTTAAGAAGCTTGATGAGTTGAAGGAGAGTCGTAGAAAGCTCGATGAGTGGAAGGCGATTCGTAAAAAGGTTGATGAACGGCATCCGTCTTCTATACTAAAGAATACTGATTCAGAAGTCAGAGTGAAGGACACAGTTAAGGCTATTAATGGTGTGAAGCCTGGTCCAAAAGCAATTGTTGATTCTGAGACCAACAACAACTCTATCTCTGCTGATTCAGAGGTGCTTGGAGTCTCCATGGATGTTCCAGACCCAGATTTCCATGATTTTGATGGGGACCGGGTTGAGGACACTTTTGGTGAGAATCAGGTGTGGGCTGCTTATGATGATGAGGATGGCATGCCGCGCTACTACGCATTTATCCACAGTGTGGTCTCGAAGAAGCCATTCCAAATGAAAATAAGCTGGCTGAGTTCCAAAACCAATGATGAATTGGCACCGATAAGGTGGATTGCAGCTGGCTTTCCAAAGACCACGGGGGATCTCCGACTAGGCAAGCGTGCAATCTCTAGCACTCTCAATTCTTTCTCGCACAAGGTTGAGTGGACAAAAGGTTCAAGGGGACTTATCCATATATATCCAAAGAAAGGTGAAGTTTGGGCTCTATATCGGAACTGGTCCCTGGATTGGGATGAACTCACTAAAGACCAAATCATACATCAGTATGACATGGTGGAAGTGCTTGGAGACTACAATGAAGAGCACGGTGTGAATGTTGCTCCACTTTTCAAGGTTGCAGGTTTCAGGACAGTATTCCGCAAGAATGCTGATCCGAGAAAAATCAGAAACATTCCGAGGGCAGAAATGTTTCGTTTTTCACACAAAGTACCTTCATACTTGCTTACTGGACAAGAAGGTGACAATGTTCCTAAAGGTTGCTTGGAGCTGGATCCTGCTTCTACACCTATGGAACTTCTTCAGTTGATCACCGATGATGCTCCAAAGCAAGAAGATTCTGCTGAAGATGTTCCGAGACAGGAGGTGGCTGAAGCACAGGAAGGGAAGGTATGGCCTGAGAATTTGCATGTATATAAGCGGATGCGTTTTGGGGGAAAGAGCAAATAG
- the LOC123918027 gene encoding nuclear transcription factor Y subunit C-1-like isoform X3, with protein sequence MENNHNNQQQYPTPQPTAVTSAAPFQHLLQQQQQQLQMFWSYQRQEIEHVNDFKNHQLPLARIKKIMKADEDVRMISAEAPILFAKACELFILELTIRSWLHAEENKRRTLQKNDIAAAITRTDIFDFLVDIVPRDEIKEEGNIVGVGATASGVPYYYPPIGQPAGGMMIGRPAVDPATGVYVQPPSQAWQSVWQTGADDGSYAGGSGGQHNVDGQS encoded by the exons ATGGAGAACAACCACAACAACCAACAACAATATCCAACGCCACAACCCACGGCGGTTACATCTGCAGCACCATTCCAACACCtcctccaacaacaacaacaacagcttCAAATGTTCTGGTCATACCAAAGACAAGAAATCGAACACGTTAACGACTTCAAAAACCACCAACTACCATTAGCACGCATTAAGAAAATCATGAAAGCCGATGAAGATGTTCGTATGATCTCTGCTGAAGCACCAATCCTTTTCGCCAAAGCATGTGAACTTTTCATTCTTGAACTCACCATTCGTTCATGGCTTCATGCTGAAGAAAATAAACGAAGAACATTACAGAAAAATGACATTGCTGCTGCTATTACTCGTACtgatatttttgattttttggttgATATTGTTCCGAGAGATGAGATTAAAGAAGAAGGTAATATTGTTGGTGTTGGTGCTACTGCTAGTGGTGTTCCTTATTATTATCCTCCTATTGGTCAACCTGCTGGTGGAATGATGATTGGTCGTCCGGCTGTTGATCCGGCTACCGGTGTTTATGTTCAGCCTCCTTCTCAGGCTTGGCAGTCTGTTTGGCAGACTGGTGCTGATGATGGTTCATATGCCGGTGGTAGCGGCGGTCAGCACAATGTTGATGGCCAGAg CTGA
- the LOC123918027 gene encoding nuclear transcription factor Y subunit C-1-like isoform X1: MENNHNNQQQYPTPQPTAVTSAAPFQHLLQQQQQQLQMFWSYQRQEIEHVNDFKNHQLPLARIKKIMKADEDVRMISAEAPILFAKACELFILELTIRSWLHAEENKRRTLQKNDIAAAITRTDIFDFLVDIVPRDEIKEEGNIVGVGATASGVPYYYPPIGQPAGGMMIGRPAVDPATGVYVQPPSQAWQSVWQTGADDGSYAGGSGGQHNVDGQSSC; this comes from the exons ATGGAGAACAACCACAACAACCAACAACAATATCCAACGCCACAACCCACGGCGGTTACATCTGCAGCACCATTCCAACACCtcctccaacaacaacaacaacagcttCAAATGTTCTGGTCATACCAAAGACAAGAAATCGAACACGTTAACGACTTCAAAAACCACCAACTACCATTAGCACGCATTAAGAAAATCATGAAAGCCGATGAAGATGTTCGTATGATCTCTGCTGAAGCACCAATCCTTTTCGCCAAAGCATGTGAACTTTTCATTCTTGAACTCACCATTCGTTCATGGCTTCATGCTGAAGAAAATAAACGAAGAACATTACAGAAAAATGACATTGCTGCTGCTATTACTCGTACtgatatttttgattttttggttgATATTGTTCCGAGAGATGAGATTAAAGAAGAAGGTAATATTGTTGGTGTTGGTGCTACTGCTAGTGGTGTTCCTTATTATTATCCTCCTATTGGTCAACCTGCTGGTGGAATGATGATTGGTCGTCCGGCTGTTGATCCGGCTACCGGTGTTTATGTTCAGCCTCCTTCTCAGGCTTGGCAGTCTGTTTGGCAGACTGGTGCTGATGATGGTTCATATGCCGGTGGTAGCGGCGGTCAGCACAATGTTGATGGCCAGAg tTCATGCTAA
- the LOC123918027 gene encoding nuclear transcription factor Y subunit C-1-like isoform X2: protein MENNHNNQQQYPTPQPTAVTSAAPFQHLLQQQQQQLQMFWSYQRQEIEHVNDFKNHQLPLARIKKIMKADEDVRMISAEAPILFAKACELFILELTIRSWLHAEENKRRTLQKNDIAAAITRTDIFDFLVDIVPRDEIKEEGNIVGVGATASGVPYYYPPIGQPAGGMMIGRPAVDPATGVYVQPPSQAWQSVWQTGADDGSYAGGSGGQHNVDGQSS from the exons ATGGAGAACAACCACAACAACCAACAACAATATCCAACGCCACAACCCACGGCGGTTACATCTGCAGCACCATTCCAACACCtcctccaacaacaacaacaacagcttCAAATGTTCTGGTCATACCAAAGACAAGAAATCGAACACGTTAACGACTTCAAAAACCACCAACTACCATTAGCACGCATTAAGAAAATCATGAAAGCCGATGAAGATGTTCGTATGATCTCTGCTGAAGCACCAATCCTTTTCGCCAAAGCATGTGAACTTTTCATTCTTGAACTCACCATTCGTTCATGGCTTCATGCTGAAGAAAATAAACGAAGAACATTACAGAAAAATGACATTGCTGCTGCTATTACTCGTACtgatatttttgattttttggttgATATTGTTCCGAGAGATGAGATTAAAGAAGAAGGTAATATTGTTGGTGTTGGTGCTACTGCTAGTGGTGTTCCTTATTATTATCCTCCTATTGGTCAACCTGCTGGTGGAATGATGATTGGTCGTCCGGCTGTTGATCCGGCTACCGGTGTTTATGTTCAGCCTCCTTCTCAGGCTTGGCAGTCTGTTTGGCAGACTGGTGCTGATGATGGTTCATATGCCGGTGGTAGCGGCGGTCAGCACAATGTTGATGGCCAGAg CAGCTGA
- the LOC123918028 gene encoding acetolactate synthase 3, chloroplastic-like, with amino-acid sequence MHRKMNAVNPNPILILKTRPLNIHIYYYTFKLTRTLCVHSTMAAAAATTTTTTPSRSPLHSSSSSHSTFPKRNTTLTFPLSPIYIKPIHSRPFTIPTSCSAAPPSTTTTTTTSTEPHISRFSPTEPRKGSDILVEALERQGVTNVFAYPGGASMEIHQALTRSKTIRNILPRHEQGGVFAAEGYARSSGLPGVCIATSGPGATNLVSGLADALMDSVPLIAITGQVPRRMIGTDAFQETPIVEVTRSITKHNYLILDVDDIPRVVQEAFFIATSGRPGPVLIDVPKDVQQQLAVPNWGEPIKLTGYLSRLPKIPNEAQLEQVLRLLLESKKPVLYVGGGCLNSSQELNRFVELTGIPVASTLMGLGSYPIDGEHSLSMLGMHGTVYANYAVDNSDLLLAFGVRFDDRVTGKLEAFASRAKIVHIDIDSAEIGKNKIPHLSICADMKVALEGLNRVLESKGIKGKLDFESWRNELNAQKLKFPLGFKTFEDAISPQYAIKVLDELTNGEAIVSTGVGQHQMWAAQFYKYKRPRQWLTSAGLGAMGFGLPAAIGAAVANPDAIVVDIDGDGSFMMNVQELATIRVENLPIKILLLNNQHLGMVVQWEDRFYKSNRAHTYLGNPSREEEIFPNMLGFADACGIPAARVTKKEELREAIQKMLDTPGPYLLDVIVPHQEHVLPMIPSNGSFKDVITEGDGRRSY; translated from the coding sequence ATGCATAGGAAAATGAATGCAGTCAATCCCAATCCAATACTAATCTTAAAGACAAGACCTCTGAATATTCACATTTATTATTACACTTTCAAACTCACTCGCACTCTCTGCGTCCACTCAACTATGGCTGCCGCCgccgccaccaccaccaccaccactccTTCCAGATCTCCGCTTcactcttcatcttcttctcatTCAACTTTCCCAAAACGAAACACAACCCTCACATTCCCTCTTTCTCCCATTTACATCAAACCTATTCACTCTCGTCCCTTCACCATCCCTACCTCATGCTCCGCCGCACCAccttccaccaccaccacaaccacCACCTCGACCGAGCCTCACATCTCTCGTTTCTCCCCAACTGAACCCAGAAAAGGCTCCGACATTCTCGTCGAAGCCTTAGAACGTCAAGGCGTAACGAACGTCTTTGCTTACCCCGGTGGAGCTTCCATGGAGATCCACCAAGCTCTAACCCGCTCCAAAACAATCCGTAACATACTTCCCCGTCACGAACAAGGTGGAGTTTTCGCCGCTGAAGGTTATGCTCGTTCCTCCGGTCTCCCTGGTGTCTGCATAGCCACGTCCGGTCCCGGAGCCACCAACTTAGTCAGCGGCCTTGCCGATGCTTTAATGGATAGCGTCCCTCTCATCGCCATCACTGGTCAAGTTCCCCGGAGAATGATCGGAACTGATGCTTTTCAAGAAACCCCAATTGTTGAAGTAACGAGATCTATCACAAAGCATAACTACCTCATTCTTGATGTTGATGATATTCCTAGGGTTGTGCAAGAGGCCTTTTTTATTGCAACTTCGGGCCGGCCTGGCCCGGTTCTCATCGATGTACCTAAAGATGTTCAACAACAGTTAGCTGTTCCTAATTGGGGTGAGCCCATTAAGCTGACTGGGTATCTTTCTAGGTTACCTAAGATTCCTAATGAGGCTCAATTAGAACAGGTTTTGAGGTTGTTGTTAGAATCTAAAAAACCGGTTTTATATGTTGGTGGTGGTTGTTTGAATTCGAGTCAGGAATTAAACCGGTTTGTTGAATTAACTGGTATTCCTGTTGCTAGTACTTTAATGGGACTAGGTAGTTACCCTATTGATGGTGAACATTCCCTTTCAATGTTGGGTATGCATGGGACTGTTTATGCTAATTATGCTGTTGACAATAGTGATTTGTTGCTTGCTTTCGGGGTTAGGTTCGATGATCGTGTTACTGGGAAGTTAGAGGCTTTTGCTAGTAGGGCTAAGATTGTTCATATAGATATTGATTCAGCTGAGATTGGTAAGAATAAGATTCCACATTTGTCGATTTGTGCGGATATGAAGGTGGCATTGGAAGGTCTTAATAGGGTTTTGGAGAGTAAAGGAATTAAGGGTAAACTTGATTTTGAGTCATGGAGGAATGAGTTGAATGCTCAGAAGTTGAAGTTTCCTCTTGGTTTTAAGACGTTTGAGGATGCGATTTCCCCGCAGTATGCTATTAAGGTGCTTGATGAGTTGACTAATGGTGAGGCTATTGTTAGTACTGGTGTTGGACAACATCAAATGTGGGCTGCTCAGTTTTATAAGTATAAGAGACCTAGGCAGTGGTTAACTTCTGCTGGACTCGGTGCGATGGGTTTTGGATTGCCTGCTGCTATTGGTGCTGCTGTTGCTAACCCTGATGCGATCGTTGTTGATATTGATGGTGATGGTAGTTTTATGATGAATGTTCAAGAGTTGGCTACTATAAGAGTGGAGAATCTTCCAATTAAGATTTTGTTGTTGAATAATCAACATTTGGGTATGGTTGTTCAGTGGGAGGATAGATTTTACAAGTCAAATAGAGCTCATACTTATCTTGGTAACCCTTCTAGGGAGGAAGAGATTTTCCCTAACATGCTTGGATTTGCAGATGCTTGTGGAATACCGGCTGCTCGTGTGACAAAGAAGGAAGAGCTAAGAGAAGCTATTCAGAAAATGTTGGACACTCCTGGTCCTTATCTTCTTGATGTCATTGTACCTCATCAAGAACATGTCTTGCCAATGATTCCAAGTAATGGATCTTTCAAGGATGTGATCACTGAAGGTGATGGCAGAAGGAGTTACTGA